In Lemur catta isolate mLemCat1 chromosome 1, mLemCat1.pri, whole genome shotgun sequence, one DNA window encodes the following:
- the ACKR4 gene encoding atypical chemokine receptor 4: MALEDNQSTDYYYEENELNGTHDYSQYEMICVKEEVRRFAKVFLPVFLTIAFIIGLAGNSIVVAIYAYYKKLRTKTDVYILNLAVADLLLLFTLPFWAVNAVHGWILGKMMCKVTSALYTVNFVSGMQFLACISIDRYLAVTKAPSQSGVGKPCWIICFCVWMATILLSIPQLVFYTVNDNARCIPIFPHHLGISMKASIQMLEICIGFVVPFLIMGVCYFITARTLIKMPNIKKSQPLKVLLTVVIVFIVTQLPYNIVKFCRAIDIIYSLITDCDMSKRMDVAIQITESIALFHSCLNPILYVFMGASFKNYIMKVAKKYGSWRRQRQNVEEIPFDSEGPTEPTSTFSI; encoded by the coding sequence ATGGCTTTGGAAGACAACCAGTCAACAGATTACTATTATGAGGAAAATGAACTGAATGGCACTCATGACTACAGTCAGTATGAAATGATATGTGTTAAAGAAGAAGTCAGAAGATTTGCAAAAGTTTTTCTCCCTGTCTTCCTCACAATAGCTTTCATCATTGGACTGGCAGGCAATTCCATAGTAGTGGCAATTTATGCCTATTACAAGAAACTGAGAACCAAAACAGATGTGTACATCCTAAATTTGGCTGTGGCAGATTTACTACTTCTATTCACTCTGCCTTTTTGGGCAGTTAATGCAGTTCATGGGTGGATTTTAGGGAAAATGATGTGTAAAGTCACTTCAGCCTTATACACAGTAAACTTTGTCTCTGGAATGCAGTTTCTAGCTTGTATTAGCATAGACAGATATTTGGCAGTAACTAAAGCCCCCAGTCAATCGGGAGTGGGAAAACCATGTTGGATCATCTGTTTCTGTGTTTGGATGGCTACCATCTTGCTGAGTATACCCCAGCTGGTTTTTTATACAGTAAATGACAATGCTAGGTGCATTCCCATCTTTCCCCACCACCTAGGAATATCAATGAAAGCATCTATTCAAATGTTAGAAATCTGTATCGGATTTGTAGTACCCTTTCTTATTATGGGGGTGTGCTACTTTATTACAGCAAGGACACTCATCAAGatgccaaatattaaaaaatctcaaCCCCTCAAAGTTCTGCTCACAGTGGTTATAGTCTTCATTGTCACTCAGCTGCCTTATAACATTGTCAAGTTCTGCCGAGCCATAGACATCATCTACTCCCTGATCACTGACTGTGACATGAGCAAACGCATGGACGTGGCCATCCAAATCACAGAAAGCATTGCACTTTTTCACAGCTGCCTCAATCCAATCCTTTATGTTTTTATGGGAGCctcttttaaaaactacattatGAAAGTGGCCAAGAAATATGGGTCGTGGAGAAGACAGAGACAAAATGTGGAGGAGATTCCTTTTGATTCTGAGGGTCCCACAGAGCCAACCAGCACTTTTagcatttaa